In one window of Capra hircus breed San Clemente chromosome 28, ASM170441v1, whole genome shotgun sequence DNA:
- the GHITM gene encoding growth hormone-inducible transmembrane protein codes for MLAARLVCLRALPSRVFHPAFTKASPVVKNSITKNQWLLTPSREYATKTRIGIRRGKTTQELKEAALEPSVEKIFKIDQMGRWFIAGGAAVGLGALCYYGLGMSNEIGAIEKAVIWPQYVKDRIHSTYMYLAGSIGLTALSAMAVSRTPALMNFMMRGSWITIGATFAAMIGAGMLVQSISYEQSPGPKHLAWLLHSGVMGAVVAPLTILGGPLLVRAAWYTAGIVGGLSTVAMCAPSEKFLNMGAPLGVGLGVVFVSSLGSMFLPPTTVAGATLYSVAVYGGLVLFSMFLLYDTQKVIKRAEVVPMYGVHKYDPINSMLGIYMDTLNIFMRVASILATGGNRKK; via the exons ATGCTAGCCGCAAGACTTGTGTGTCTCCGAGCACTACCTTCCAGGGTTTTCCACCCAGCTTTCACCAAGGCCTCCCCTGTTGTGAAGAATTCCATCACAAAGAATCAATGGCTTTTAACACCCAGCAGG GAATATGCTACCAAGACAAGAATTGGGATTCGACGTGGAAAAACAACCCAAGAACTCAAGGAGGCAGCTTTGGAACCATcagtggaaaaaatatttaaaa TTGATCAGATGGGAAGGTGGTTTATTGCTGGAGGGGCTGCAGTTGGTCTTGGAGCTTTGTGCTACTATGGATTGGGAATGTCTAATGAGATCGGAGCCATTGAAAAAGCTGT AATTTGGCCTCAGTATGTGAAGGATAGAATTCATTCCACTTACATGTACTTAGCAGGAAGTATTGGTTTAACAGCTTTGTCTGCCATGGCAGTGAGCAGAACCCCTGCTCTCATGAACTTCATGATGAGAGGCTCTTGGATA ACCATTGGTGCAACCTTTGCAGCCATGATTGGAGCTGGAATGCTGGTACAGTCAATATCATATGAGCAGAGTCCAGGCCCAAAGCACCTTGCTTGGTTACTACATTCTG GTGTGATGGGTGCTGTGGTGGCCCCTCTGACGATATTAGGGGGCCCTCTTCTCGTCAGAGCTGCGTGGTACACGGCTGGCATTGTGGGGGGTCTCTCCACCGTGGCCATGTGTGCGCCCAGTGAGAAGTTTCTGAACATGGGGGCGCCCCTGGGTGTGGGCCTCGGTGTCGTCTTTGTGTCCTCTCTAG GAtcgatgtttctcccacctaccACTGTGGCTGGCGCCACTCTGTACTCAGTGGCAGTCTATGGTGGGCTAGTTCTTTTCAGCATGTTTCTTCTGTATGATACACAGAAAGTAATCAAGCGTGCAGAAGTGGTACCAATGTATGGAGTTCACAAATACGATCCCATTAATTC GATGCTGGGAATCTACATGGATACATTAAACATATTTATGCGTGTCGCCAGTATTCTGGCAACTGGAGGCAACCGGAAGAAGTGA